Proteins encoded in a region of the Zunongwangia endophytica genome:
- the sufB gene encoding Fe-S cluster assembly protein SufB: protein MAYTEDDLKKELETKEYEYGFYTDIESDTFPIGLNEDIVRAISKKKEEPEWMTEWRLEAYREWEKMAEPEWANVHYEKPNFQNISYYSAPNKKPKYESLDEVDPELLDTFKKLGISLDEQKKLAGVAVDVVMDSVSVTTTFKKTLAEKGIIFCSISEAIKEHPELVKKYIGSVVPKKDNFYAALNSAVFSDGSFCYIPKGVRCPMELSTYFRINQAGTGQFERTLVVADESSYVSYLEGCTAPTRDENQLHAAVVELVALDDAEIKYSTVQNWFPGSKEGKGGVYNFVTKRGICEKNAKISWTQVETGSAVTWKYPSCILKGDNSVGEFYSIAVTNNFQQADTGTKMIHLGKNTKSTIISKGISAGKSQNSYRGLVQINSRAENARNFSQCDSLLMGNECGAHTFPYIEAKNKSAKVEHEATTSKIGEDQIFYCNQRGIDTEKAIALIVNGFSKEVLNKLPMEFAVEAQKLLEISLEGSVG from the coding sequence ATGGCATATACTGAAGACGACTTAAAAAAAGAACTCGAAACCAAAGAGTATGAGTATGGATTTTATACCGATATAGAATCCGATACTTTTCCTATTGGTTTAAATGAAGATATTGTTAGAGCAATTTCTAAGAAGAAAGAGGAACCAGAATGGATGACAGAATGGAGACTCGAAGCTTATAGAGAATGGGAGAAAATGGCAGAACCAGAATGGGCTAACGTTCATTACGAAAAACCTAATTTTCAGAACATTTCTTATTATTCTGCTCCTAACAAAAAACCGAAATACGAAAGTTTAGATGAAGTAGATCCGGAATTACTAGATACCTTCAAAAAACTAGGAATCTCTCTGGACGAACAGAAAAAATTAGCAGGTGTTGCTGTAGATGTGGTAATGGATTCAGTTTCTGTAACTACCACTTTTAAAAAGACCTTAGCTGAAAAAGGAATTATTTTCTGTTCTATTTCTGAAGCAATAAAAGAACATCCAGAATTGGTTAAGAAATATATCGGAAGTGTTGTACCGAAGAAAGATAACTTTTATGCTGCATTGAATTCTGCGGTTTTTAGTGATGGATCTTTCTGTTACATTCCAAAAGGCGTAAGATGCCCAATGGAACTTTCTACTTATTTCAGAATTAATCAGGCAGGAACGGGGCAGTTTGAAAGAACACTTGTGGTTGCAGACGAATCTAGTTACGTAAGTTACTTAGAAGGTTGTACTGCACCAACGCGTGATGAAAATCAGCTGCATGCTGCTGTAGTAGAACTGGTAGCTTTAGATGATGCTGAGATCAAATATAGTACCGTTCAAAACTGGTTCCCTGGTAGTAAAGAAGGTAAAGGTGGTGTATATAATTTTGTGACTAAAAGAGGAATTTGCGAGAAAAACGCAAAGATTTCTTGGACACAGGTAGAAACAGGATCTGCAGTAACCTGGAAGTATCCTTCTTGTATTCTTAAAGGAGATAATTCGGTTGGAGAATTTTATTCAATTGCAGTAACAAATAATTTCCAGCAGGCAGATACTGGTACGAAAATGATTCATCTTGGTAAGAATACGAAGAGTACGATTATTTCGAAAGGTATTTCTGCAGGTAAATCACAGAACTCGTATCGTGGGTTAGTTCAGATTAATTCTAGAGCTGAAAATGCACGTAACTTTTCACAATGTGATTCGCTACTAATGGGTAACGAATGTGGTGCACATACTTTCCCATATATCGAAGCGAAAAATAAATCTGCTAAAGTAGAACACGAAGCTACCACGAGTAAAATTGGGGAAGATCAAATTTTCTACTGTAACCAAAGAGGAATTGATACTGAAAAAGCTATCGCCTTAATTGTGAATGGTTTTAGTAAAGAAGTTCTAAACAAGCTTCCTATGGAGTTTGCAGTAGAAGCTCAAAAATTACTTGAAATTTCTTTAGAAGGATCAGTAGGATAA